A DNA window from Pyrus communis chromosome 3, drPyrComm1.1, whole genome shotgun sequence contains the following coding sequences:
- the LOC137730006 gene encoding membrane-bound transcription factor site-2 protease homolog isoform X2 — translation MEGRRVRRFRSRSQPHTHRSLLPLHSPANSSPPPPPSSTTVSCCYCDFKFWAFNQPLFHFGKTHCRILRAWFSVGVGFGLTLLFSASLLLIWELGRALNLFHGSFFVDLAARFFSSFGTSIADAAYIITATVISVAVHELGHALAAASECLQMEYVAVFVAFLFPGALVAFDSESLHQLSCFAALRIYCAGIWHNAVCCAACGFALLLLPFILFPFYVHGDSPMVLGVPSTSPLSSYLSPGDVIVSVDGVPIHNVQEWMEMTSLINQLALGDRNHSIDVPGFGTANRRKGYCVPNSMMEESKQIIIADNQSSCPNDLTAFTTVPCAYASLLGDGHPISIEKAHCLNAKDVIKLNKCGDGWAAIITNGSNCICSEDESCSSPIPIPGLVWVEVTYSRPYSLECLRVRRKSFVDSRTSEGMESNCGGTFVFVGDIIFMARSVQLTAYRPRWAFPLVTYLPNVLERILICTFQVSLTLALLNSLP, via the exons ATGGAGGGGAGGCGAGTGAGAAGGTTCAGATCAAGATCACAACCTCACACTCATCGCAGTCTTCTACCCCTTCACTCCCCCGCAAACTCATCTCCGCCGCCTCCTCCTTCCTCGACCACCGTCTCCTGCTGCTACTGCGACTTCAAATTCTGGGCTTTCAACCAACCCCTCTTCCATTTCGGCAAGACCCATTGCCGGATTCTCAGGGCTTGGTTCTCCGTCGGTGTTGGATTCGGTTTAACCTTGCTCTTCTCCGCCTCCCTCCTCCTCATATGGGAGCTCGGCAGAGCTCTCAATCTCTTCCATGGAAGCTTCTTCGTCGACTTGGCAGCGAGATTTTTCTCCTCCTTCGGCACCTCAATCGCCGACGCAGCCTATATTATCACCGCCACCGTGATTTCAGTCGCTGTCCACGAACTGGGTCATGCTCTCGCGGCCGCAAG TGAGTGCCTGCAAATGGAGTATGTTGCTGTGTTCGTTGCGTTTCTGTTTCCCGGTGCTCTGGTGGCTTTCGATTCGGAGTCTCTGCATCAGTTGTCTTGTTTTGCTGCTCTGCGGATATATTGTGCTGGAATTTGGCACAACGCAGTG TGTTGTGCGGCTTGTGGGTTCGCCTTACTACTCCTGCCCTTCATCTTGTTTCCGTTTTACGTACATGGTGACAGCCCCATG GTTTTGGGTGTACCTTCTACATCGCCTTTGTCCAGTTACTTGTCACCTGGTGATGTGATTGTGTCGGTGGATGGTGTACCTATCCATAATGTCCAAGAATGGATGGAGATGACATCTCTGATAAATCAATTGGCACTTGGAGATAGAAACCATTCCATAGATGTCCCAGGCTTTGGGACAGCCAATAGAAGGAAGGGGTACTGTGTGCCTAATTCTATGATGGAAGAAAGCAAGCAGATTATCATCGCTGATAACCAGTCTTCTTGTCCCAATGATCTTACTGCATTTACAACTGTTCCCTGTGCTTATGCAAGCTTGTTAGGTGATGGTCATCCAATTAGTATTGAGAAAGCCCACTGCTTGAATGCCAAGGATGTGATCAAACTTAATAAGTGCGGTGACGGATGGGCGGCGATTATAACAAATGGCAGCAACTGCATATGTTCAGAG GACGAGTCCTGCTCAagtccaattccaattccaggCTTGGTATGGGTTGAGGTCACATATTCAAGGCCCTATTCTCTGGAATGCTTGCGAGTTAGAAGAAAATCTTTTGTGGATTCAAGAACATCTGAAGGCATGGAATCTAACTGTGGCGGGACTTTTGTGTTTGTTGGGGACATTATCTTCATGGCACGCTCGGTTCAGTTAACTGCATATCGACCTCGCTGGGCATTTCCCTTGGTTACATATCTTCCAAATGTACTAGAGAGGATTTTGATATGCACATTCCAAGTCTCTCTAACACTTGCCCTTCTCAACAGTTTGCCc TGA
- the LOC137730006 gene encoding membrane-bound transcription factor site-2 protease homolog isoform X1 encodes MEGRRVRRFRSRSQPHTHRSLLPLHSPANSSPPPPPSSTTVSCCYCDFKFWAFNQPLFHFGKTHCRILRAWFSVGVGFGLTLLFSASLLLIWELGRALNLFHGSFFVDLAARFFSSFGTSIADAAYIITATVISVAVHELGHALAAASECLQMEYVAVFVAFLFPGALVAFDSESLHQLSCFAALRIYCAGIWHNAVCCAACGFALLLLPFILFPFYVHGDSPMVLGVPSTSPLSSYLSPGDVIVSVDGVPIHNVQEWMEMTSLINQLALGDRNHSIDVPGFGTANRRKGYCVPNSMMEESKQIIIADNQSSCPNDLTAFTTVPCAYASLLGDGHPISIEKAHCLNAKDVIKLNKCGDGWAAIITNGSNCICSEDESCSSPIPIPGLVWVEVTYSRPYSLECLRVRRKSFVDSRTSEGMESNCGGTFVFVGDIIFMARSVQLTAYRPRWAFPLVTYLPNVLERILICTFQVSLTLALLNSLPVYFLDGESILESTLCHFAFLCQRKRRKVLQVCLLMGTLVPVLAFFRIALYTL; translated from the exons ATGGAGGGGAGGCGAGTGAGAAGGTTCAGATCAAGATCACAACCTCACACTCATCGCAGTCTTCTACCCCTTCACTCCCCCGCAAACTCATCTCCGCCGCCTCCTCCTTCCTCGACCACCGTCTCCTGCTGCTACTGCGACTTCAAATTCTGGGCTTTCAACCAACCCCTCTTCCATTTCGGCAAGACCCATTGCCGGATTCTCAGGGCTTGGTTCTCCGTCGGTGTTGGATTCGGTTTAACCTTGCTCTTCTCCGCCTCCCTCCTCCTCATATGGGAGCTCGGCAGAGCTCTCAATCTCTTCCATGGAAGCTTCTTCGTCGACTTGGCAGCGAGATTTTTCTCCTCCTTCGGCACCTCAATCGCCGACGCAGCCTATATTATCACCGCCACCGTGATTTCAGTCGCTGTCCACGAACTGGGTCATGCTCTCGCGGCCGCAAG TGAGTGCCTGCAAATGGAGTATGTTGCTGTGTTCGTTGCGTTTCTGTTTCCCGGTGCTCTGGTGGCTTTCGATTCGGAGTCTCTGCATCAGTTGTCTTGTTTTGCTGCTCTGCGGATATATTGTGCTGGAATTTGGCACAACGCAGTG TGTTGTGCGGCTTGTGGGTTCGCCTTACTACTCCTGCCCTTCATCTTGTTTCCGTTTTACGTACATGGTGACAGCCCCATG GTTTTGGGTGTACCTTCTACATCGCCTTTGTCCAGTTACTTGTCACCTGGTGATGTGATTGTGTCGGTGGATGGTGTACCTATCCATAATGTCCAAGAATGGATGGAGATGACATCTCTGATAAATCAATTGGCACTTGGAGATAGAAACCATTCCATAGATGTCCCAGGCTTTGGGACAGCCAATAGAAGGAAGGGGTACTGTGTGCCTAATTCTATGATGGAAGAAAGCAAGCAGATTATCATCGCTGATAACCAGTCTTCTTGTCCCAATGATCTTACTGCATTTACAACTGTTCCCTGTGCTTATGCAAGCTTGTTAGGTGATGGTCATCCAATTAGTATTGAGAAAGCCCACTGCTTGAATGCCAAGGATGTGATCAAACTTAATAAGTGCGGTGACGGATGGGCGGCGATTATAACAAATGGCAGCAACTGCATATGTTCAGAG GACGAGTCCTGCTCAagtccaattccaattccaggCTTGGTATGGGTTGAGGTCACATATTCAAGGCCCTATTCTCTGGAATGCTTGCGAGTTAGAAGAAAATCTTTTGTGGATTCAAGAACATCTGAAGGCATGGAATCTAACTGTGGCGGGACTTTTGTGTTTGTTGGGGACATTATCTTCATGGCACGCTCGGTTCAGTTAACTGCATATCGACCTCGCTGGGCATTTCCCTTGGTTACATATCTTCCAAATGTACTAGAGAGGATTTTGATATGCACATTCCAAGTCTCTCTAACACTTGCCCTTCTCAACAGTTTGCCc gtGTACTTTCTGGATGGAGAATCTATTTTAGAGTCGACTCTTTGTCACTTTGCTTTTCTGTGCCAAAGGAAGAGAAGGAAAGTTCTTCAAGTTTGCCTTTTGATGGGAACACTCGTTCCAGTCCTAGCCTTCTTTAGGATCGCTTTGTATACTTTGTAA
- the LOC137730006 gene encoding membrane-bound transcription factor site-2 protease homolog isoform X3, producing MLSRPQGLIASSECLQMEYVAVFVAFLFPGALVAFDSESLHQLSCFAALRIYCAGIWHNAVCCAACGFALLLLPFILFPFYVHGDSPMVLGVPSTSPLSSYLSPGDVIVSVDGVPIHNVQEWMEMTSLINQLALGDRNHSIDVPGFGTANRRKGYCVPNSMMEESKQIIIADNQSSCPNDLTAFTTVPCAYASLLGDGHPISIEKAHCLNAKDVIKLNKCGDGWAAIITNGSNCICSEDESCSSPIPIPGLVWVEVTYSRPYSLECLRVRRKSFVDSRTSEGMESNCGGTFVFVGDIIFMARSVQLTAYRPRWAFPLVTYLPNVLERILICTFQVSLTLALLNSLPVYFLDGESILESTLCHFAFLCQRKRRKVLQVCLLMGTLVPVLAFFRIALYTL from the exons ATGCTCTCGCGGCCGCAAG GCTTGATTGCAAGCAGTGAGTGCCTGCAAATGGAGTATGTTGCTGTGTTCGTTGCGTTTCTGTTTCCCGGTGCTCTGGTGGCTTTCGATTCGGAGTCTCTGCATCAGTTGTCTTGTTTTGCTGCTCTGCGGATATATTGTGCTGGAATTTGGCACAACGCAGTG TGTTGTGCGGCTTGTGGGTTCGCCTTACTACTCCTGCCCTTCATCTTGTTTCCGTTTTACGTACATGGTGACAGCCCCATG GTTTTGGGTGTACCTTCTACATCGCCTTTGTCCAGTTACTTGTCACCTGGTGATGTGATTGTGTCGGTGGATGGTGTACCTATCCATAATGTCCAAGAATGGATGGAGATGACATCTCTGATAAATCAATTGGCACTTGGAGATAGAAACCATTCCATAGATGTCCCAGGCTTTGGGACAGCCAATAGAAGGAAGGGGTACTGTGTGCCTAATTCTATGATGGAAGAAAGCAAGCAGATTATCATCGCTGATAACCAGTCTTCTTGTCCCAATGATCTTACTGCATTTACAACTGTTCCCTGTGCTTATGCAAGCTTGTTAGGTGATGGTCATCCAATTAGTATTGAGAAAGCCCACTGCTTGAATGCCAAGGATGTGATCAAACTTAATAAGTGCGGTGACGGATGGGCGGCGATTATAACAAATGGCAGCAACTGCATATGTTCAGAG GACGAGTCCTGCTCAagtccaattccaattccaggCTTGGTATGGGTTGAGGTCACATATTCAAGGCCCTATTCTCTGGAATGCTTGCGAGTTAGAAGAAAATCTTTTGTGGATTCAAGAACATCTGAAGGCATGGAATCTAACTGTGGCGGGACTTTTGTGTTTGTTGGGGACATTATCTTCATGGCACGCTCGGTTCAGTTAACTGCATATCGACCTCGCTGGGCATTTCCCTTGGTTACATATCTTCCAAATGTACTAGAGAGGATTTTGATATGCACATTCCAAGTCTCTCTAACACTTGCCCTTCTCAACAGTTTGCCc gtGTACTTTCTGGATGGAGAATCTATTTTAGAGTCGACTCTTTGTCACTTTGCTTTTCTGTGCCAAAGGAAGAGAAGGAAAGTTCTTCAAGTTTGCCTTTTGATGGGAACACTCGTTCCAGTCCTAGCCTTCTTTAGGATCGCTTTGTATACTTTGTAA
- the LOC137729465 gene encoding actin-related protein 2/3 complex subunit 2A — translation MILLQSHSRFLLDTLLNRLQNIEKAVEADYHWAEFDDVRYHIQVTMKNPHILLLSVSLPTPPPETVFVGGLPSGAIEAIKAAYGSVVQILDPPRDGFNLTLKLNLNKLPPDEEYRHALLLKIASVREVVLGAPLRGVLKKLGARNVASNTDGLVALLHRPNESFFLIPQVDKVTVVFPMRFKDSIDIVLATSFLQEFVEARRAAGLNSAPPCLWSPTPPLELKEAPTEALSANAGFVTFVIFPRHVEGKKLDRTVWSLSTFHAYVSYHVKCSEGFMHTRMRRRVESLIEALDRAKPGMEDGKNAAQSRSFKRLSLKEARTNSS, via the exons ATGATTCTGTTGCAGTCCCACTCAAGATTTCTCCTCGACACCTTGCTCAATCGCCTCCAAAA CATCGAGAAGGCGGTGGAGGCGGACTACCACTGGGCCGAGTTCGACGACGTTCGCTACCACATTCAG GTGACGATGAAGAACCCACATATATTGTTGCTTTCGGTATCGCTACCGACTCCGCCTCCGGAAACTGTGTTCGTGGGTGGCCTTCCCTCCGGAGCTATAGAGGCTATAAAGGCTGCATACGGCTCGGTGGTTCAAATTCTTGACCCCCCAAGAGATGGGTTTAATCTTACCTTGAAGCTCAATCTCAACAAACTTCCTCCAGATGAAG AGTACAGACATGCTCTTTTGCTAAAGATTGCATCTGTAAGAGAAGTGGTGCTAGGCGCTCCATTGCGAGGGGTTCTGAAGAAGCTTGGTGCAAGGAATGTTGCGTCCAATACTGATGGGCTTGTCGCTCTTTTGCATCGACCAAACGAATCCTTTTTCCTTATTCCTCAG GTAGACAAAGTCACTGTAGTGTTCCCGATGAGATTCAAGGACTCTATAGATATTGTTCTTGCAACTTCCTTCTTGCAG GAATTTGTGGAAGCAAGACGTGCGGCTGGACTTAATAGCGCCCCTCCTTGTTTGTGGTCTCCTACCCCTCCTTTAGAACTAAAGGAAGCTCCCACTGAAGCACTGTCTGCGAATGCAGGATTTGTCACTTTTG TTATTTTCCCTCGTCACGTGGAAGGCAAGAAATTGGATCGAACAGTTTGGAGTTTATCAACTTTTCATGCTTATGTTAGTTACCATGTTAAG TGTTCAGAGGGTTTTATGCATACAAGGATGAGACGTCGCGTGGAATCTTTGATTGAG gCTCTTGATCGTGCTAAACCCGGCATGGAAGATGGAAAGAACGCTGCTCAAAGTAGATCCTTCAAACGGCTG AGCCTGAAGGAAGCCAGGACCAACTCAAGCTAA
- the LOC137729464 gene encoding receptor-like protein EIX2 yields MSSFANLCNPTYHLNIAHCLLLLLLASSYLHTPRVCLGDALPTAKCIDQERRALLAFKEDLTGPSGRLSSWVGRDCCQWKGISCNNNTGHVEKMSLQNPYIYTLSVFDAAQDEMEYSSLGGKINPSLLSFKHLNYLDLSRNDFRGIHIPEFFGQLKNLRYLNLSSASFGGEIPPHLGNLSNLNYLDLSEESDYSLLELPSENLNWLSRLYSLKYLNLEGLDLSNTSWLHNVNMLPSLLELHLPSCQIESLPLSLKNISLKSLLVLDMSYNDLKFPFPDWFFSLGSLTKLDLSGNSLIGPFPIELESLKSLEHLHLSFNELEGRIPMLENLCSLKTLNLASNKFDGGIQELFDGLSSCPNSKLESLDLSSNMLQSNLPASLGMLRNLKYLSLYNNLMNGSIPENLGQLPELVHLDLSFNSWVSILTESHFMNLTKLKYFALGRVDQFPTLPIHLSFNVSYNWVPPFMLHTINIGYCKVGPAFGVWLQSQTELVFVKLRGTGISDSIPKHWFLKLSSKVEYLDLSYNQITGNLPLELNFRNTLILDVSNNRIDGPFPLWSGNHVIRLELKMNSFFGHIPSNLDERFPKLVALYLAENRLNGTIPSSICNMQNLLVLSLRNNELSGEFPQKWSQLHEILVIDAAHNNLSGKLPSSIGVPGALLGLKLNNNNFDGEIPLSLQNCTSLRHIDLGDNKFTGKIPSWIGSKVPLVSILRLRSNFFSGEVPQQLCNLGYLHILDLAHNNFSGTIPKCLNKLSALTHGNFSAYDLYAYYDQETSVVKVRQLDYQPQTIMFVRSIDLSSNNLEGEIPEEISSLAQLHNLNLSMNQLRGSIPSKIGNLQLLEALDLSINHLSGEIPQSISLPTFLSHLNLSYNNLTGRIPSGNQLQTLTDPSIYEGNPSLCGVPLSTKCPGDDHTPTKDNDHEDGNDKFWFYISMALGFIVGFWGVCGTLVVKKTWRYAYFGWFDAIKDKVLLAIAVQMARFQRKF; encoded by the coding sequence ATGTCTAGCTTTGCAAATTTATGCAATCCCACCTATCACCTCAATATTGCCCACTGTTTGCTCCTTTTGCTTTTGGCCTCTTCATATCTACACACTCCTAGAGTCTGTCTTGGTGATGCACTTCCAACTGCCAAATGCATCGACCAAGAGAGACGTGCGCTTCTCGCCTTCAAAGAAGATCTCACTGGTCCTTCCGGCAGGCTTTCTTCTTGGGTCGGTCGCGATTGCTGCCAATGGAAAGGAATTTCGTGTAACAACAACACAGGTCATGTCGAAAAGATGAGTCTCCAGAATCCATACATATATACACTATCGGTCTTTGATGCAGCGCAAGATGAGATGGAGTACTCGTCGTTGGGTGGTAAGATAAATCCTTCTTTGCTTAGCTTCAAGCATTTGAATTACTTAGATCTAAGCCGGAATGATTTTCGAGGGATTCACATTCCCGAATTCTTTGGCCAGCTAAAAAATTTGAGGTATCTCAATCTCTCCTCAGCTTCATTTGGAGGAGAGATTCCACCTCATCTTGGTAACTTGTCAAATTTGAACTATCTTGATCTCAGTGAAGAGTCTGACTACTCCTTACTTGAACTACCTTCCGAAAACTTGAATTGGCTTTCTCGTCTCTATTCCCTAAAATACCTCAATCTTGAAGGGTTGGACCTTAGCAACACAAGTTGGCTACATAATGTTAACATGCTTCCCTCCCTACTAGAATTACACTTACCATCATGCCAAATCGAAAGCCTTCCACTCTCACTCAAAAACATTAGCCTCAAATCACTTTTGGTCCTTGATATGTCGTATAATGATTTGAAGTTTCCATTTCCTGATTGGTTTTTCAGTCTTGGTAGCCTCACAAAACTTGATTTAAGTGGGAACTCGTTGATTGGTCCCTTTCCCATTGAACTTGAGAGCCTCAAATCACTTGAACACCTTCATTTATCTTTCAATGAACTTGAAGGTCGAATTCCCATGCTTGAAAATCTTTGCAGTCTAAAGACCTTAAATCTTGCCAGCAACAAATTTGATGGGGGGATTCAAGAGCTGTTCGACGGATTATCAAGTTGTCCCAATAGTAAACTCGAGTCGCTAGATTTGTCTTCTAATATGCTGCAAAGCAATTTGCCGGCGTCTTTGGGGATGCTACGCAATTTGAAGTATCTCAGCCTCTACAACAATCTTATGAATGGGTCTATTCCTGAAAATTTAGGGCAACTCCCTGAGCTAGTTCATCTCGATCTGTCATTCAACTCGTGGGTAAGCATTTTAACTGAATCCCATTTCATGAACCTCACAAAATTGAAATACTTTGCATTAGGCAGAGTGGATCAATTCCCAACTCTACCTATTCACCTCAGTTTCAATGTGTCTTATAATTGGGTACCTCCTTTCATGCTTCACACAATCAACATTGGGTACTGTAAAGTAGGTCCAGCCTTTGGGGTATGGCTTCAATCTCAAACTGAACTAGTCTTTGTCAAACTTCGGGGTACTGGGATCTCTGATTCTATACCAAAGCACTGGTTCTTGAAACTATCTTCCAAGGTCGAATATTTGGATTTATCTTACAACCAAATCACTGGAAACCTTCCATTGGAATTGAATTTTCGGAATACTCTAATTTTGGATGTGAGTAACAATCGAATTGATGGGCCATTCCCACTTTGGTCTGGTAACCACGTGATCCGCCTTGAGCTTAAAATGAATTCATTTTTCGGGCACATTCCTTCGAATTTGGACGAAAGGTTTCCAAAACTGGTGGCATTGTATCTCGCGGAGAATCGCTTGAATGGTACTATTCCAAGCTCCATTTGCAACATGCAAAACTTGCTAGTCCTTTCGCTGAGAAACAATGAGTTATCAGGAGAATTTCCTCAAAAATGGAGTCAGTTGCATGAGATCTTGGTCATAGATGCTGCACACAACAATCTCTCAGGCAAACTTCCTAGTTCGATTGGTGTCCCGGGCGCTCTTCTCGGGTTGAAGCTGAACAACAACAACTTCGATGGTGAAATTCCTCTTTCCTTGCAAAATTGCACTTCTCTGAGGCATATTGATCTCGGAGATAACAAATTCACTGGAAAAATACCTTCATGGATAGGATCAAAGGTGCCACTGGTATCGATCTTACGACTGCGGTCCAATTTTTTCAGCGGAGAAGTCCCCCAACAGCTGTGCAATCTTGGCTACCTTCATATCCTAGACCTTGCACACAACAACTTTTCAGGGACTATTCCTAAGTGCTTGAATAAACTGAGTGCTCTGACGCATGGAAATTTCAGTGCTTATGACTTGTATGCTTATTATGACCAAGAAACATCAGTGGTGAAAGTAAGACAACTCGACTATCAGCCGCAGACTATAATGTTCGTAAGAAGCATTGATCTTTCATCGAATAACCTCGAAGGTGAAATCCCTGAAGAAATATCCAGCCTCGCTCAACTGCATAACTTGAACTTGTCGATGAACCAATTGAGAGGAAGCATTCCATCAAAGATTGGGAACTTGCAGTTGCTCGAAGCTCTTGATCTTTCGATCAACCACCTTTCAGGAGAGATTCCTCAAAGTATTTCACTTCCGACGTTCTTGTCTCACTTGAACTTGTCTTATAACAACTTGACTGGTAGAATTCCTTCGGGCAACCAGCTTCAGACACTCACGGATCCATCCATTTACGAGGGTAACCCGTCGCTGTGTGGGGTTCCTCTTTCAACCAAGTGTCCCGGAGATGATCACACTCCTACAAAAGACAATGATCATGAAGATGGAAATGATAAGTTTTGGTTCTACATTAGCATGGCACTTGGATTTATCGTAGGTTTTTGGGGTGTCTGTGGCACATTAGTTGTCAAGAAGACATGGAGGTATGCTTATTTTGGATGGTTCGATGCCATTAAAGATAAGGTACTGCTAGCAATTGCAGTGCAAATGGCTCGTTTTCAAAGGAAGTTTTGA
- the LOC137730111 gene encoding receptor-like protein EIX2 gives MDRFHACLFNPTFHLNILLFLVLASSYLSVTAKSCIEEERGALLSFKQHLADPSGRLSSWVGQDCCQWEGISCDNRTGHVTKIDLRNTYPGQLGGDEEWDESAYERSWLAGKVASSLLILKHLSYLDLSYNNFQGIHILCQLRTLRYLNFSSASSGGESEFPKSIFDLSNLKTLDLSRNSFTGRFPPQLASLESLKHLDLSDNHLKGRIPKLLGHFCKLKTLNLAVNEFDGGIQELLSGFSNCTNNRLESLDLSFNEFATELSDSLRVPTNLQYLDLEANWFWGSFPTSFVNLSSLKSLNLRGNNMNGSIPESLGQLSELVDLDLSENSWEGILTETHLINLTRLRSIVLSTDGAMPLIFNVSHEWVPPFQLHKISIINCSVGPDFPVWLQSQTELLDVTLSSTRISDSIPEEWFLNLSSKVENLDLSHNQIRAKLQSQLKFPNLYYMDLSHNQFEGPLPLLSSDAHVLHLKSNSFSGPIPSNFGQLMPKLSYLNLAENHLNGTIPSSLCSMQTLLHLSLRSNQLYGEFPEAWSVWQNIMVVDVADNNLSGNIPSSAGVPSSLRILKMNNNNFGGKIPFELKNATSLSSIDLGGNKFTGSVPLWIGSNYSKLSTLRLHSNFLSGHIPRNLCNLPYLHILDLGHNNLSGTIPKCLKNLTALTFFPYNNYTVPSYDEVQTTVTTKGSELVYYKTALRWVYSIDLSSNNLEGEIPEEMTSLIALGTLNLSRNQLRGNIPSTIGNLRWLETLDLSHNRLSGQIPQSYSFLSLLAHVNLSFNNLAGRIPSGNQLQTLEDPSIYEGNPLLCGVPLLTKCPGDETPPFRPSDAGDNKDEDDNGRLWLYVSITLGFIIGFWGVCGTLIVKKSWRYAYFRFFDDMKDKVALTIVLKVARLQRKI, from the coding sequence CCTACTTTTCACCTCAATATTTTGCTCTTTCTGGTTTTGGCCTCTTCATATCTTTCAGTCACTGCGAAGTCATGCATTGAGGAAGAGAGAGGAGCACTTCTCAGCTTTAAACAACACCTCGCCGATCCCTCCGGTAGGCTTTCTTCTTGGGTTGGTCAGGATTGCTGTCAATGGGAAGGGATTTCGTGCGACAACCGCACCGGTCACGTTACAAAAATTGACCTCCGTAATACTTATCCAGGTCAGTTGGGAGGTGATGAAGAGTGGGACGAGTCAGCTTATGAAAGGTCTTGGTTGGCAGGTAAGGTAGCTTCATCCTTGCTTATCTTGAAACATTTGAGCTACTTAGACCTGAGTTACAATAATTTCCAAGGGATTCACATTCTTTGTCAACTTCGAACTTTGAGATATCTCAACTTCTCATCTGCATCATCTGGGGGAGAATCTGAATTTCCCAAAAGCATTTTCGACCTTTCTAACCTCAAAACACTTGACCTAAGTAGAAATTCTTTCACCGGTCGTTTTCCTCCCCAACTTGCAAGCCTCGAATCTCTGAAACACCTTGATTTATCTGATAATCACCTCAAAGGTAGAATTCCCAAACTCCTTGGACACTTTTGCAAACTAAAGACCTTAAACCTCGCTGTCAATGAATTTGATGGGGGGATTCAAGAGCTTTTGAGTGGTTTCTCAAATTGCACAAATAACAGATTAGAGTCACTAGATTTGTCTTTCAATGAGTTTGCAACAGAATTGTCTGACTCCTTAAGAGTTCCAACAAACTTGCAGTACCTTGACCTCGAAGCCAACTGGTTTTGGGGCTCTTTTCCAACTTCTTTTGTAAACTTGTCATCCTTGAAAAGTCTAAACCTTAGGGGCAACAACATGAACGGATCTATTCCCGAAAGTTTAGGCCAACTCTCTGAGCTAGTTGACCTGGATTTGTCTGAGAATTCTTGGGAAGGCATTTTAACAGAAACTCATTTGATAAATCTCACAAGACTGCGATCTATTGTTCTGTCCACGGATGGAGCTATGCCGCTCATTTTCAATGTGAGTCATGAGTGGGTTCCCCCCTTCCAGCTCCACAAAATTTCCATTATAAATTGTAGTGTAGGTCCTGACTTTCCTGTATGGCTTCAATCTCAGACTGAGCTACTTGATGTCACCCTCAGTAGTACCAGAATCTCAGATTCTATACCAGAAGAATGGTTCTTGAACTTATCTTCCAAAGTTGAAAATTTGGATTTATCTCACAACCAAATCCGTGCAAAGCTTCAATCCCAACTCAAATTtccaaatttatattatatggATTTGAGTCATAATCAATTTGAAGGTCCACTCCCTCTTTTATCTTCTGATGCCCATGTCCTACATCTCAAAAGTAATAGTTTTTCCGGGCCAATTCCTTCAAATTTCGGACAACTGATGCCCAAATTATCATATTTGAATCTTGCGGAGAATCACTTGAATGGTACAATTCCATCCTCTCTATGCAGCATGCAAACCTTGTTACACCTGTCCCTGAGGAGCAATCAGTTATACGGAGAATTCCCGGAAGCATGGAGTGTGTGGCAAAATATAATGGTTGTTGATGTGGCAGACAATAACCTCTCTGGTAATATTCCGAGTTCAGCAGGTGTCCCGAGTTCTCTacgtatattgaagatgaacaaCAACAATTTTGGCGGGAAAATTCCTTTCGAGTTGAAAAATGCAACTTCTTTAAGCAGTATTGATCTTGGAGGCAACAAATTTACCGGAAGTGTTCCTTTATGGATCGGATCAAACTACTCCAAGTTGTCTACTCTGCGTTTGCACTCCAACTTTTTAAGTGGACATATCCCGCGCAATCTTTGCAATCTTCCCTACCTTCACATCCTGGACCTTGGCCATAACAATCTTTCAGGGACTATTCCCaagtgtttgaagaatttgaCTGCTTTGACTTTCTTTCCATACAATAATTATACAGTGCCTTCATATGATGAGGTGCAAACAACAGTCACGACGAAAGGAAGCGAACTCGTTTATTACAAGACTGCTTTGAGATGGGTGTATAGCATTGATCTTTCATCAAATAATTTAGAAGGCGAAATTCCGGAAGAAATGACCAGCCTCATTGCATTGGGGACCTTGAACTTGTCAAGAAATCAGTTAAGGGGAAACATTCCCTCAACTATTGGAAATTTGCGGTGGTTGGAAACTCTTGATCTCTCACACAATCGCCTTTCGGGACAAATTCCTCAAAGTTACTCCTTTTTATCGCTCTTGGCTCATGTGAACTTGTCTTTCAACAACTTGGCCGGAAGAATTCCGTCGGGCAACCAACTTCAGACGCTCGAGGACCCATCCATTTATGAAGGCAATCCATTACTCTGTGGGGTTCCTCTTTTAACCAAGTGTCCGGGAGATGAAACACCGCCTTTTCGCCCTAGTGATGCAGGAGATAATAAAGATGAAGATGATAACGGAAGGCTTTGGCTCTATGTCAGTATCACACTCGGCTTCATCATAGGTTTTTGGGGAGTTTGTGGCACATTAATCGTAAAGAAGTCATGGAGATATGCCTATTTTCGTTTCTTTGACGATATGAAAGATAAAGTAGCATTAACAATTGTATTGAAAGTGGCTCGGttgcaaagaaaaatttga